From Brevibacillus marinus, a single genomic window includes:
- a CDS encoding metallophosphoesterase has translation MGWYLLLFAFLLLFAYAYRNTFQLKQNRVSVVIKEAESVPAPVSQALRILHLSDLHMERLSISAERILADWQREPLDLIAITGDFLDRARSIPKALAFVETLQALQPKLGTYAVFGNHDYLLPPEQLARLKNGLEQLGCRVLQNEAVSLDWNGRKLHLIGVDDYASRRSNLAQSFAAVDGDGIRLVLTHDPNLVLTMNAYPFDYLLAGHFHGGQIHWPKPFHLRQMGQLPRMNKIKGLHRHDGRPFYISEGLGQTGINVRLRSRPEVTLHTLAVRQAPVGQAAQATAAAKWEAAPALAVD, from the coding sequence ATGGGGTGGTATCTCCTACTATTTGCTTTTCTTCTCTTGTTCGCCTATGCGTACCGAAATACGTTTCAGCTCAAGCAGAACCGTGTTTCGGTTGTGATAAAAGAAGCCGAATCCGTACCCGCTCCTGTTTCCCAAGCGCTGCGGATTCTGCACTTGTCTGATCTGCACATGGAAAGATTGTCGATTTCCGCTGAGCGCATTCTCGCCGACTGGCAACGCGAGCCGCTTGATCTGATCGCCATCACCGGCGACTTTCTCGACCGCGCCCGCAGCATCCCGAAGGCGCTCGCTTTTGTCGAAACACTGCAGGCGCTGCAGCCGAAACTGGGCACCTATGCCGTCTTCGGCAATCACGACTACCTGCTGCCGCCCGAACAGCTGGCTCGCTTGAAAAACGGACTGGAGCAGCTTGGCTGCCGCGTCCTGCAGAACGAAGCGGTCTCGCTTGACTGGAACGGCCGCAAACTGCACCTGATCGGCGTAGACGACTACGCGTCACGGCGCAGCAACCTCGCGCAGTCGTTTGCAGCCGTCGACGGCGACGGAATCCGGCTGGTGTTGACCCATGATCCCAATCTGGTTTTGACGATGAATGCCTATCCTTTTGATTATCTGTTGGCCGGACATTTCCACGGCGGCCAGATTCACTGGCCCAAACCCTTCCATTTGCGGCAGATGGGCCAACTGCCGCGGATGAACAAGATAAAAGGGCTGCACCGGCACGACGGCCGTCCCTTCTACATCAGCGAAGGGCTGGGACAGACGGGAATCAATGTGCGGCTGCGCTCGCGGCCGGAAGTCACCCTGCACACGCTGGCCGTGCGGCAGGCTCCCGTCGGGCAGGCGGCCCAAGCAACCGCTGCCGCCAAATGGGAGGCTGCTCCCGCCCTCGCCGTGGACTAA
- a CDS encoding NAD(P)H-dependent oxidoreductase yields MSVKALMIFAHPGENSFHHAIMQRAAAACERRGIAVTLRNLYQLNFQPVFRAQDMQRIEAKQVSPDVAEEQQLVRECDLLVMSFPVWWWGPPAILKGWFDRVLTNGFAFRYTEKGPVGLLRGKQAALFTTTRESQQEMKADGYDWLITQQVAKGVLSFVGFDPVIHKNFAEVPYLSAAERERMLQEVEDTIASMRRPLRV; encoded by the coding sequence ATGTCTGTGAAAGCGCTGATGATCTTTGCCCATCCCGGCGAAAACAGCTTCCATCACGCGATTATGCAGCGTGCGGCGGCCGCCTGTGAGCGGAGAGGGATCGCGGTGACGCTGCGGAATTTGTACCAACTGAACTTCCAACCGGTTTTCCGTGCGCAAGACATGCAGCGCATCGAAGCAAAGCAGGTTTCTCCCGATGTGGCGGAAGAACAACAGCTGGTCAGGGAATGCGACCTATTGGTCATGAGCTTCCCTGTCTGGTGGTGGGGCCCGCCCGCCATCCTCAAAGGGTGGTTTGACCGGGTGCTGACCAACGGCTTCGCCTTTCGCTACACGGAAAAAGGGCCGGTCGGCCTGCTGCGCGGCAAACAGGCGGCCCTCTTCACGACGACGCGCGAATCGCAGCAGGAGATGAAAGCGGACGGCTACGATTGGCTGATCACGCAGCAGGTGGCCAAAGGAGTGCTGTCCTTCGTCGGCTTTGACCCGGTCATCCACAAGAACTTCGCGGAGGTGCCGTACTTGAGCGCCGCCGAGCGGGAGCGCATGCTGCAGGAAGTGGAAGACACCATTGCCAGCATGCGGCGGCCGCTGCGCGTGTAG
- a CDS encoding ISNCY family transposase, which translates to MTRAELKKVLVVEKILGGHMTNGEGAAALGLTVRQVIRLKKKYVEEGGAQALVHRNRGRKPSHALSEEVKERVAALYAAKYHGSNNCHYAELLAEHESIQLSPSSVRRILLEKGIKQAKQRRRSKAHQPRQRKPQAGMLWQIDATPYAWLEDRTPAFTLHAAIDDATGTVVGAVFRPTECREGYSLVMQQGIQKYGVPLGLYSDRHTIFRSPNEKLTVEQELVGETKPLSHFGKAMAELHIEHIKAITPQAKGRIERLWKTFQDRLVIELRLLGAKTMEEANAALPKLLEKHNRQFAVKPKEAESAYIPLDPTVNLNYVFTIREYRRLGPGNTISYNGTIYTLAKPANLRFGTKEMVEVRETLTGEVLLWIQGMPLALKATEKPQRKAAAETKKASSASPRKPAADHPWRMYRNKNPLQNNTKSTADQAT; encoded by the coding sequence TTGACGAGAGCAGAACTGAAGAAGGTACTTGTGGTGGAGAAGATTCTCGGAGGACACATGACGAACGGGGAAGGAGCTGCAGCACTGGGGTTAACGGTACGGCAAGTGATCCGGCTGAAGAAGAAATATGTGGAAGAAGGAGGAGCGCAGGCGCTCGTACACCGCAATCGGGGAAGGAAGCCGAGTCACGCGTTGTCAGAGGAGGTGAAGGAACGGGTGGCGGCGCTTTACGCCGCGAAGTACCACGGCAGTAACAACTGCCATTATGCAGAACTTCTCGCGGAGCACGAATCCATACAACTAAGTCCTTCCAGCGTTCGACGCATTCTGCTGGAAAAAGGGATCAAGCAAGCCAAACAGCGGCGGCGAAGTAAAGCGCATCAGCCGCGTCAACGTAAGCCGCAGGCTGGAATGCTGTGGCAGATCGACGCCACGCCATATGCCTGGCTGGAGGACCGTACACCAGCCTTTACGCTCCATGCGGCGATTGACGATGCGACAGGCACCGTCGTCGGTGCCGTATTTCGGCCGACGGAGTGTCGCGAAGGCTATTCGCTCGTCATGCAGCAAGGCATACAGAAATACGGCGTGCCGCTTGGCCTGTACAGTGACCGGCACACAATCTTTCGATCGCCTAATGAGAAACTGACCGTGGAGCAGGAACTAGTCGGCGAAACGAAGCCGCTCTCCCACTTCGGCAAGGCGATGGCTGAGCTTCACATTGAGCATATCAAGGCCATCACACCACAGGCCAAAGGCCGCATAGAAAGGCTCTGGAAGACGTTTCAGGATCGCCTGGTCATCGAATTGCGGCTGCTCGGCGCAAAGACAATGGAGGAGGCCAACGCGGCGCTGCCAAAGCTGCTGGAGAAACATAATCGCCAATTCGCAGTGAAACCAAAGGAAGCGGAGTCGGCATACATACCGCTGGATCCAACGGTCAACCTGAACTATGTGTTCACCATTCGCGAATATCGGCGGCTCGGGCCCGGCAACACGATATCCTACAACGGCACGATCTACACGCTCGCCAAGCCAGCGAATCTGAGGTTTGGCACGAAGGAGATGGTTGAAGTGCGGGAAACGTTAACCGGTGAAGTTCTCTTGTGGATCCAAGGAATGCCGCTGGCTCTGAAGGCAACAGAGAAGCCCCAACGCAAAGCAGCGGCGGAAACAAAAAAGGCGAGTTCTGCGTCGCCACGCAAACCCGCCGCCGATCATCCGTGGAGGATGTATCGGAACAAAAACCCACTTCAGAATAACACAAAATCAACAGCAGACCAAGCCACCTGA
- a CDS encoding BTAD domain-containing putative transcriptional regulator, with product MKAAPILLTKITPPSPKPHLLRRPALVRKLRYMLMNSLSLLHGGPGSGKSSSLAAFLRDEKIPASWYSIERTDNRLGVFLRHIVESIRLRHPAFGGELVQLVETFGDREEYAADQLEALAHQFLNSLVRLPDELVLVLDDFHHVQEVPAIHRWMERVIRHLPHNGKLVLITRHLPEWPALASMRIRGDCWELGAEDLAFSLEETEAYVYDELELTVAAQDVKRLHQVTDGWILSLRLLGERLAVGETLAAVLDPAVGPVRQLRQYLRREVLDQEAEPLRQFLTRTSVLPELTPDAAAWLAGADAERLLKEAIRRNLFLYRQKDGSYRYLSLFRDVLLERLGEEADVCQESYRAAAAYCQGKGDVDGALRFLRQVREWEQIGQLLSRHGSKWLEAGRLDSLYEWLNLLSDEVKRRHYTLWYFQAEVERYRCLYPQALASYDQYIACAIAHQDTVGHCLGLEGKARTHLDSVQGLKAEELLKQAIRLLDNRDHELAPRLYRLLAEIYTNRGNAAEAEYWYRRSQELERQTEVDIESRLFFRTGRLQSALRLLEKKWQEEKVQGMSHLTRSYKETSLLLAFVCGLNGEREKGISYAETAIQLGKAALSPFVEACGYVRKAHCVMLQQSYDAQEVRHLYLKGLHMMEELQSTRGRAEALLGLTLFYGRQKALDLALAYGERGLDETQSIKDDWLNGFIRVSIGMAYAYSGKYRMAEPVFQQCVERFAACRDGFGMAVSHLWLSYLAYREANWQTFDATMPQCLREIQSGEYEFLLRRPTMFTPADVQSLMPLLVEAQKRAVDPEYVNHLLEQNGLRNISFHPGYTLRVQTLGQFRVWLGDQELSEKAWQRGKAKQLFLLLLTKRHQLLAREEIFRHIWAESDEASAFRDFKVALNALVKALEPNREARASSFFIQRQGSAYGFHLASGCQIDAEEFERLVSAGLTEANVEKAVDLLEKGLAYYHGEYLPECRYDEWCLEERERLHLLYLRGAEKLAQCYVALKQYDDSIRWCEAILKEDDCWEEAYRLLMYCYYRKNNRAQSLKWYEKCVQKLRSQLGVEPLPSTRDTYALIMDSSGA from the coding sequence ATGAAGGCTGCCCCGATTCTGCTGACCAAAATTACCCCGCCATCCCCGAAACCGCATCTGCTGCGGCGACCGGCACTGGTCCGCAAACTGCGTTACATGCTGATGAATTCGTTGTCCCTCCTGCACGGCGGCCCAGGCAGCGGGAAAAGCAGTTCACTGGCCGCGTTTTTGCGGGATGAGAAGATTCCCGCCAGTTGGTACAGCATCGAACGGACGGACAACCGGCTCGGCGTCTTCTTGCGGCATATCGTGGAAAGTATCCGTCTGCGCCATCCCGCGTTTGGCGGCGAGCTGGTGCAATTGGTGGAGACGTTTGGCGATCGCGAAGAGTACGCAGCGGATCAATTGGAAGCGCTTGCGCATCAGTTTTTGAACAGTTTGGTCCGCCTGCCGGATGAGCTGGTGCTGGTCCTGGACGATTTTCACCATGTGCAGGAAGTACCCGCTATCCATCGCTGGATGGAACGGGTCATCCGTCACCTGCCGCACAACGGCAAGCTGGTGCTCATTACCCGGCATCTGCCGGAATGGCCCGCCCTTGCTTCGATGCGGATTCGCGGCGATTGTTGGGAATTGGGCGCGGAAGACCTGGCCTTCAGTCTGGAAGAGACGGAAGCGTACGTGTACGACGAGCTGGAATTAACCGTCGCGGCGCAAGACGTCAAAAGGCTGCATCAGGTAACGGACGGCTGGATCCTGTCGCTGCGGCTGTTGGGCGAACGGCTGGCTGTGGGGGAAACGCTGGCGGCCGTGCTGGATCCTGCGGTCGGACCGGTCCGCCAGTTGCGACAGTATTTGCGGCGGGAGGTGTTGGATCAGGAAGCGGAGCCGCTGCGGCAGTTTCTGACGCGCACTTCTGTCCTGCCGGAATTGACGCCGGATGCGGCTGCCTGGCTGGCGGGAGCGGACGCGGAACGGCTGCTCAAGGAAGCGATCCGCCGCAATCTGTTCCTGTACCGCCAGAAAGACGGGAGTTACCGCTACCTTTCGCTGTTTCGCGACGTCCTGCTGGAGCGCCTGGGCGAAGAAGCGGATGTCTGCCAGGAGAGTTATCGCGCGGCTGCGGCGTATTGCCAGGGAAAAGGCGACGTGGATGGGGCGCTGCGGTTCCTCCGGCAGGTGCGGGAGTGGGAGCAGATCGGCCAACTGTTGTCCCGGCACGGCAGCAAATGGCTGGAAGCAGGCCGGTTGGATTCGCTGTATGAATGGTTGAACTTGCTCTCCGACGAGGTCAAGCGGCGTCATTATACGCTCTGGTATTTCCAGGCAGAGGTTGAGCGGTACCGCTGCCTCTATCCGCAGGCGTTGGCTTCCTATGACCAGTACATCGCCTGCGCGATCGCCCACCAGGACACCGTCGGGCACTGTCTCGGACTGGAGGGGAAAGCGCGCACCCATCTCGATAGCGTGCAAGGGTTGAAGGCGGAAGAACTGCTCAAACAAGCGATCCGCCTGCTGGACAACCGGGATCACGAATTGGCGCCGCGCTTGTACCGTCTGCTGGCGGAAATTTACACCAACCGGGGCAACGCGGCGGAAGCGGAGTATTGGTACCGGCGCAGTCAGGAACTGGAGCGGCAAACGGAGGTGGATATCGAATCGCGCTTGTTTTTTCGCACGGGGCGGCTGCAGTCGGCGCTCCGTCTGCTGGAGAAAAAATGGCAGGAAGAAAAAGTGCAGGGCATGTCCCACCTGACCCGCTCTTACAAGGAGACCTCCTTATTATTGGCATTTGTCTGCGGTTTGAACGGAGAGCGGGAGAAGGGGATCTCTTACGCGGAAACCGCGATCCAGTTGGGCAAGGCGGCCCTTTCCCCGTTTGTCGAGGCATGCGGTTACGTGCGCAAAGCGCACTGCGTCATGCTGCAGCAGAGCTATGACGCCCAGGAAGTACGTCATCTCTACCTGAAAGGTCTGCACATGATGGAGGAGCTGCAGTCCACCCGCGGCAGGGCTGAGGCGCTATTGGGGTTGACCTTGTTCTACGGCCGCCAGAAGGCGTTGGATTTGGCGCTGGCCTACGGAGAACGCGGGCTGGATGAGACCCAGTCGATCAAGGACGACTGGCTGAACGGGTTTATTCGCGTAAGCATCGGGATGGCCTATGCGTACAGCGGCAAGTATCGCATGGCGGAGCCGGTCTTCCAGCAGTGCGTGGAACGGTTTGCCGCCTGCCGCGACGGGTTCGGGATGGCCGTCTCCCACCTCTGGTTGAGTTATCTGGCCTATCGGGAGGCGAACTGGCAGACGTTTGACGCCACCATGCCGCAGTGCTTGCGGGAGATCCAGAGCGGGGAGTACGAATTTCTGCTGCGGCGGCCGACGATGTTTACGCCCGCTGACGTGCAGTCGTTGATGCCGCTGTTGGTGGAAGCGCAGAAGCGGGCGGTGGATCCGGAGTACGTCAACCACCTGCTGGAGCAGAACGGTCTGCGCAACATCTCCTTTCATCCCGGCTATACGCTGCGCGTACAGACGCTCGGCCAGTTCCGCGTCTGGCTGGGCGATCAGGAGCTGAGTGAAAAAGCTTGGCAGCGGGGCAAAGCGAAGCAGCTGTTCCTGCTCTTGCTGACCAAGCGGCACCAACTGCTGGCGCGCGAGGAGATTTTCCGGCACATCTGGGCGGAAAGCGATGAGGCATCCGCTTTCCGCGATTTCAAAGTGGCGCTCAACGCCTTGGTCAAGGCACTGGAACCCAACCGGGAGGCGCGGGCCAGCTCGTTTTTTATCCAGCGGCAGGGGTCAGCCTACGGCTTTCACCTGGCTTCGGGGTGCCAGATCGATGCGGAAGAGTTTGAGCGGCTGGTCTCAGCCGGCCTCACGGAAGCCAATGTGGAAAAAGCAGTCGATTTGTTGGAGAAAGGGTTGGCATACTACCACGGCGAGTATTTGCCGGAGTGCCGCTACGACGAGTGGTGCCTGGAGGAGCGGGAGCGGCTGCACCTGTTGTATCTGCGCGGCGCGGAAAAACTGGCCCAGTGCTACGTGGCGCTGAAGCAATACGACGACAGCATCCGCTGGTGCGAGGCGATCCTCAAAGAGGACGATTGTTGGGAGGAAGCGTACCGGCTGTTGATGTACTGCTACTACCGGAAAAACAACCGCGCCCAGTCGCTCAAATGGTACGAAAAATGCGTGCAGAAACTGCGCAGCCAGCTCGGTGTGGAACCGCTGCCCTCCACCCGGGACACGTATGCCTTGATCATGGACAGCAGCGGCGCTTGA
- a CDS encoding DMT family transporter: MNGLMLLLSLVAGFGVAVQAGINAALGKKVGTIEASLVSFAIGTLCLLLLVIFFGKGNLLAALSQPKWMLLGGLLGAYYVLAMVLAVPKIGVASVLVAVIAGQIIASTVIDHFGLFGSRQIPVDWRRLLGIALLAAALFLFYRK; the protein is encoded by the coding sequence ATGAACGGATTGATGCTGCTGCTCTCTTTGGTAGCTGGTTTCGGCGTAGCGGTACAAGCAGGAATTAACGCCGCTTTGGGGAAAAAAGTGGGGACCATCGAGGCATCGCTTGTCTCGTTTGCGATCGGAACCCTCTGTCTGTTGCTGCTTGTCATTTTTTTTGGAAAAGGCAATCTGCTCGCCGCGCTCAGCCAGCCGAAGTGGATGCTGCTGGGCGGTTTGTTGGGAGCCTACTACGTTTTGGCGATGGTGCTGGCTGTACCCAAGATCGGGGTTGCCTCTGTACTGGTTGCCGTCATCGCCGGGCAAATCATCGCGAGCACCGTGATTGACCACTTCGGTCTTTTCGGCAGCCGCCAAATCCCGGTCGATTGGCGGCGGCTGTTGGGCATCGCCTTGCTGGCTGCCGCTCTGTTTCTCTTTTATCGCAAATAA
- a CDS encoding flagellin, with the protein MIISHNLAALHAFHRLRINRRSAANNLEKLSSGFRINKAADDAAGLAISEKMRAQIRGLAQATRNIQDGISLVQTAEGALGTIHDILQRMSELAVQSANGTYSDSDRQRIQEEVEELKQEIDNIAANTEFNGIKLLDGSVAGKIKITAPYIGVWVFGQNPTHGQRWGVGSYPNSAPFEFVSPASSSVWIPTEIKGSIHETLLEMKRNFDKLKHNEITYGTANTLIQNHEMDMHVYGNTVIITARGDFTLTGDAYLQDAEYLTGSPATYEVTAAESTIQIQAGPQAGQTVSIGIHDVQSTALQIADISLATPTTAEDAGRKIAQAIDYVSTERSKLGAWQNRLENALHNAAIYAENLTAAESRIRDADMAKQLMEWTKQTMFIHVSQAMLAQANQIPNQILALLK; encoded by the coding sequence GTGATCATCTCGCACAACCTGGCGGCACTACACGCTTTTCATCGGCTGCGCATAAACCGTAGATCAGCGGCAAACAACCTGGAAAAATTATCGTCGGGCTTCCGGATCAACAAAGCTGCTGACGACGCAGCGGGCTTGGCGATCTCTGAGAAAATGCGAGCGCAAATCAGAGGGTTGGCGCAAGCAACCAGAAATATCCAAGACGGCATTTCGCTGGTGCAGACGGCTGAGGGCGCTTTGGGAACCATTCACGATATTCTTCAACGAATGAGTGAGTTGGCTGTTCAGTCTGCCAATGGAACGTACAGCGACAGCGATCGGCAACGCATACAAGAAGAAGTGGAAGAACTCAAGCAGGAAATCGACAACATTGCGGCGAACACGGAATTTAACGGGATCAAATTGCTGGATGGATCAGTAGCAGGAAAAATCAAAATCACAGCTCCCTATATCGGCGTATGGGTGTTTGGGCAAAATCCAACCCACGGGCAAAGATGGGGGGTTGGCTCTTATCCAAATTCTGCCCCATTTGAATTCGTTTCGCCCGCCAGCTCATCCGTATGGATTCCAACGGAAATTAAAGGCAGCATACATGAGACGCTGCTTGAAATGAAGCGGAATTTTGATAAGCTGAAACATAATGAAATCACCTACGGGACTGCCAACACGCTGATTCAAAATCACGAGATGGACATGCATGTTTATGGCAATACGGTCATCATCACGGCGCGCGGTGATTTCACCCTTACGGGAGATGCGTATCTTCAGGATGCGGAATATCTCACCGGCAGTCCGGCAACATATGAGGTGACTGCAGCGGAGTCAACCATTCAAATTCAAGCCGGGCCGCAAGCCGGGCAAACCGTTTCCATCGGGATCCATGACGTTCAGTCCACAGCTCTGCAAATCGCGGATATAAGCTTAGCCACCCCAACGACGGCTGAAGATGCTGGAAGAAAAATTGCGCAAGCCATAGACTATGTTTCAACAGAACGCTCGAAACTGGGCGCATGGCAAAACCGGTTGGAGAACGCTCTGCACAACGCAGCTATTTACGCAGAAAACCTAACGGCGGCAGAATCCCGCATTCGCGATGCGGATATGGCTAAACAGCTGATGGAATGGACCAAACAAACGATGTTCATCCACGTTTCGCAAGCCATGTTGGCACAGGCCAATCAGATTCCGAATCAGATATTGGCCTTATTGAAATAA
- a CDS encoding aldehyde dehydrogenase family protein → MKRKLFIGGEWVEGSSYRELYAPHSGEVIAQVPHADRTAVEQAIAAAEAAAATMRRLPAHQRAALLAAIAEQIAARSEEAARLIALEAGKPIRTARAEVARTIQTYRFAAEEAKRIGGETLPLDAAPGGEGRVAYTVREPLGVVAAITPFNFPLNLVAHKVGPALAAGNTVVLKPASQTPLSAFLLAEIAAQVGLPAGALNVVTGSGSVIGEVLVTDPRVKAITFTGSPQVGIEIRHRAGLKRVTLELGSNSAVIIDRDVNLAEVVPRCVFGAFSYSGQVCISVQRIYAVSEIYEPFVEAFLAETGKLRGGDPLAEETDYAAMIHPQETERALEWIREAEQRGARVLCGGAVEGRMLLPTVLTDVPADARVSCQEVFGPVVLINKVDSVAEAIRQVNNSSYGLQAGIYTTQIATALDAAEQLHVGGVMINDIPTFRVDHMPYGGVKQSGFGREGLKYAIEELSELKLVVFKR, encoded by the coding sequence ATGAAGCGAAAGCTGTTTATTGGCGGAGAGTGGGTGGAGGGGAGCAGCTACCGTGAACTGTACGCCCCTCACAGCGGCGAAGTGATTGCCCAGGTCCCGCACGCCGACCGCACGGCGGTGGAGCAGGCGATTGCCGCCGCCGAGGCGGCAGCGGCCACGATGCGCAGGCTGCCGGCCCATCAGCGGGCAGCGCTGCTCGCCGCGATCGCCGAGCAGATCGCGGCACGGAGCGAGGAGGCGGCGCGGCTGATTGCGCTGGAAGCGGGCAAGCCGATCCGCACCGCGCGCGCCGAAGTGGCCCGCACGATCCAGACGTACCGATTCGCCGCCGAAGAGGCGAAACGGATTGGCGGCGAGACGCTGCCGCTCGATGCGGCGCCTGGCGGAGAGGGCCGGGTAGCCTATACGGTGCGGGAACCGCTCGGCGTCGTCGCGGCGATCACCCCGTTTAACTTCCCGCTCAACCTGGTCGCCCACAAGGTAGGGCCGGCGCTTGCCGCAGGGAATACAGTCGTGCTGAAACCGGCGTCGCAAACGCCGCTGTCCGCTTTTTTGCTCGCGGAAATCGCCGCACAGGTCGGGCTACCCGCCGGTGCGCTCAACGTCGTCACCGGCAGCGGCAGCGTGATCGGCGAGGTTTTGGTGACGGATCCGCGCGTCAAGGCGATCACCTTTACCGGCAGTCCGCAGGTGGGCATAGAAATCCGCCATCGCGCCGGACTGAAGCGGGTCACGCTGGAGTTGGGCTCCAACTCGGCGGTGATCATCGATCGCGACGTCAATTTGGCAGAAGTGGTCCCGCGCTGTGTGTTTGGCGCGTTTTCCTACTCGGGCCAAGTGTGCATTTCCGTGCAGCGCATCTACGCCGTAAGCGAGATCTATGAGCCGTTTGTGGAAGCGTTTCTCGCCGAGACGGGCAAACTGCGCGGCGGAGACCCGCTGGCGGAAGAGACCGACTACGCGGCGATGATCCACCCGCAAGAGACGGAACGCGCCCTGGAATGGATCCGCGAAGCAGAGCAGCGGGGAGCGCGCGTCTTGTGCGGCGGTGCCGTCGAGGGGAGAATGCTGCTTCCCACCGTTTTGACCGATGTGCCGGCTGATGCCCGCGTCTCCTGCCAGGAAGTGTTTGGGCCGGTCGTGCTGATCAACAAGGTGGACTCGGTGGCGGAAGCGATCCGGCAGGTGAACAACTCCAGCTACGGATTGCAGGCGGGAATCTACACCACGCAAATCGCAACGGCCCTTGACGCAGCCGAACAGCTGCACGTGGGCGGCGTGATGATTAACGATATACCGACGTTTCGCGTCGATCACATGCCGTATGGCGGCGTGAAGCAGAGCGGCTTTGGCCGGGAAGGCCTCAAATACGCGATCGAAGAATTGAGCGAGCTGAAGCTGGTCGTCTTCAAGCGATAG
- a CDS encoding S8 family peptidase, with the protein MKSVAAILLAGVLVALVLIPIQRNQEQEMQEPHPSVTSPNSAIPRINYLEQTRDLRRSLEKRARVMTIRHHQGDRSHYIENEIVVRFSPPLKDAELQQLLRRVDGRVKRKNGDSMIIASRNKSSQEMMKIFAEHPASIYAEPNYILLPNRIPNDTLYRRYQWNLPLIGMEEGWEISQGSNQVIVAVVDTGVDLNHPEFRGKLVRGYNVIQGNDQPQDDNGHGTHVAGIIAARTNNGDGIAGMSWNSKIMPIKAIGTDGSGTAFDIAQGIRWAADNGADVINLSVGNYTPSAVLQEACRYAYERNVVLVAATGNDASSQPGYPAAYPEVLGVSAVDHRTRLANFSNYGSYVDVVAPGVDIASTFIYGDYAALSGTSMACPHVAALAALVRSVKPQLSNAEVMQLIRESAVDLGDPGRDDWYGYGMIDSATTLRRIAEPQVAREQTNSFIDRLIERLFSRLGGGIHRQ; encoded by the coding sequence GTGAAATCCGTCGCTGCAATTCTGCTGGCAGGGGTGTTGGTCGCTCTCGTGCTGATTCCCATCCAGCGCAACCAGGAACAGGAGATGCAAGAACCGCATCCGTCCGTAACGTCGCCCAACTCCGCGATCCCCCGCATCAACTACCTTGAACAGACCAGGGATCTGCGCCGCTCGTTGGAAAAGCGCGCACGGGTCATGACGATCCGGCACCATCAAGGCGACCGCAGCCACTATATCGAAAACGAAATCGTCGTCCGCTTTTCGCCGCCGCTGAAAGATGCGGAGCTGCAGCAGCTGCTGCGGCGGGTAGACGGCCGGGTTAAACGAAAAAACGGCGACTCGATGATCATCGCCTCCCGCAACAAGAGCTCCCAAGAGATGATGAAAATCTTCGCCGAGCACCCCGCTTCGATCTACGCCGAACCAAACTACATCCTGCTTCCCAATCGCATCCCCAACGACACCCTCTACCGCCGTTATCAATGGAACCTGCCGCTCATCGGCATGGAGGAGGGATGGGAGATCAGCCAGGGCAGCAACCAGGTGATCGTCGCGGTCGTCGATACCGGGGTCGACCTGAACCATCCGGAATTCCGGGGTAAACTGGTGAGAGGGTACAACGTCATCCAGGGCAATGATCAGCCGCAGGACGACAACGGCCACGGCACGCACGTGGCGGGGATTATCGCGGCGCGAACCAACAACGGGGACGGGATCGCCGGCATGTCCTGGAACAGCAAAATCATGCCGATCAAAGCGATCGGCACCGATGGCTCCGGCACCGCTTTTGATATTGCCCAGGGAATCAGGTGGGCTGCGGACAACGGCGCAGACGTGATCAACCTGAGCGTGGGCAACTACACACCCTCCGCCGTTCTGCAGGAAGCCTGCCGCTATGCCTACGAGCGCAATGTGGTGCTGGTCGCGGCGACCGGCAACGACGCCAGCAGCCAACCGGGCTATCCCGCCGCTTACCCGGAAGTGCTGGGTGTCTCCGCCGTTGACCACCGCACGCGCTTGGCCAATTTTTCCAACTACGGCAGCTACGTCGACGTGGTCGCGCCCGGCGTCGACATCGCCAGCACCTTCATCTACGGCGACTACGCCGCATTGTCGGGAACTTCCATGGCTTGTCCGCATGTCGCTGCGCTGGCTGCCCTGGTGCGCTCTGTCAAGCCGCAGCTGAGCAATGCGGAGGTCATGCAGTTGATCCGCGAAAGTGCGGTTGACCTGGGCGATCCGGGCCGGGACGACTGGTACGGGTACGGGATGATCGACAGTGCGACAACCTTGCGGCGCATCGCCGAGCCGCAAGTGGCACGGGAGCAAACCAATTCGTTCATCGACCGCCTGATCGAGCGGCTCTTCTCCAGGCTGGGCGGCGGAATCCATCGACAATAG